A single region of the Thermoanaerobacterium aotearoense genome encodes:
- the der gene encoding ribosome biogenesis GTPase Der encodes MAYPMVGIVGRPNVGKSTLFNKITGQRISIVEDQPGVTRDRIYYETEWMDKRFILVDTGGLEPDSEDEFFSKIKMQVEAALKTVDLILFVIDGKEGVSPVDEDIANMLRKSRKKVLLVLNKVDNFKEMPISYYDSMRLGFGEPIAISASNGLGIGDLLDEVIENIPDHIDEYDEETIKICFIGKPNVGKSSLVNKILGEERAIVSDIPGTTRDALDTYFEKDDKKYVIIDTAGMRKKGRIEDKIERYSVLRALAAIDRSDICILVIDATEGPTEQDTKIAGYAFEQNKAMIIAVNKWDLIEKDNSTVNEYTKLIREKFSFMSFAPITFISAKTGQRLNKLFELINSVWEEYNKRISTGTLNNVISEALLINPPPAEKGRVLKVYYVTQFGIKPPSFAVFVNDPEIMHFSYVRFIENTIRDNFGFEGVPLKIEVRRKGEK; translated from the coding sequence ATGGCATATCCTATGGTAGGAATTGTAGGAAGACCAAATGTAGGAAAGTCAACGCTTTTTAATAAGATAACTGGACAACGCATTTCAATAGTTGAAGATCAACCTGGTGTAACAAGGGATAGGATTTACTATGAAACGGAATGGATGGATAAGAGGTTCATATTGGTTGACACAGGAGGACTTGAGCCAGATTCGGAAGATGAGTTTTTTTCGAAAATAAAAATGCAAGTTGAAGCTGCTTTAAAAACGGTTGATTTGATTTTATTTGTAATTGATGGAAAAGAAGGCGTAAGTCCTGTTGATGAGGACATAGCAAATATGCTGAGGAAATCTCGGAAAAAAGTTTTGCTTGTATTAAACAAAGTTGATAATTTTAAGGAAATGCCTATTAGCTATTATGATTCGATGCGGCTTGGATTTGGAGAACCAATAGCAATATCAGCATCTAATGGATTAGGCATAGGAGATTTGCTGGATGAAGTCATTGAAAATATACCTGATCATATAGACGAGTACGATGAAGAAACTATTAAAATATGTTTTATAGGAAAGCCAAATGTAGGCAAGTCTTCTCTTGTCAATAAGATATTAGGTGAGGAAAGAGCTATAGTTAGCGACATACCTGGCACTACAAGAGACGCTCTTGACACGTACTTTGAAAAAGATGATAAAAAATACGTCATAATCGATACGGCAGGCATGAGAAAAAAAGGAAGAATAGAAGATAAGATTGAAAGATATAGCGTTTTGAGGGCTTTAGCTGCAATTGATAGATCTGACATATGTATTCTTGTAATAGATGCTACTGAAGGTCCTACTGAGCAAGATACAAAAATTGCCGGTTATGCATTTGAGCAGAATAAAGCAATGATAATTGCGGTGAACAAATGGGATCTTATTGAAAAAGACAATAGCACCGTAAATGAATATACGAAGCTTATAAGGGAGAAATTTTCTTTTATGAGCTTTGCGCCAATAACGTTTATATCGGCCAAAACCGGTCAAAGATTGAATAAGCTTTTTGAACTAATAAATAGCGTGTGGGAAGAATACAATAAGAGGATTTCTACTGGTACGTTAAACAATGTGATAAGCGAAGCGTTGCTTATAAATCCGCCACCTGCAGAAAAAGGCCGCGTATTAAAAGTATACTACGTGACGCAATTTGGCATAAAGCCACCATCATTTGCGGTGTTTGTAAATGATCCAGAGATAATGCATTTCTCATATGTGAGGTTTATAGAGAA
- a CDS encoding DUF512 domain-containing protein, with the protein MAYHKIKDVLKDSIADEVGIEPGDTLISINGSEITDLIDYKFQIANENIELLIKKGNGEEYIYEIEKDYDDDLGLIFETGIIDKLKHCRNKCVFCFVDQLPKNVRRSLAFKDDDYRLSFLQGNFVTLTNVSDDEFSRIIRYKMSPIYLSVHATDDEIRKKMMRNPNAGGILDKIKELIKNDIEVHCQVVLCPGLNDGQILDKTIDDLSKLFPGVKSVAVVPVGLTDHREGLFELKTFDKEGAQEVLNKISKWQDRLKNDIKTSFVFAADEFYVLAGADIPDYNAYESFPQIENGVGLMAMFKKQFVDYYKKIKDVKPKDRFCVITGVSAYKFIEELVYMLSKKGIDIKVVPIINNFFGKKITVSGLITGRDIISQLKDKINGETLIIPDSMIKEGTDSFLDDVTIDDVEKELNTKVLVSEVDGKKFIQKIIGR; encoded by the coding sequence ATGGCATATCATAAAATAAAAGATGTACTAAAAGATAGCATTGCTGATGAAGTGGGGATTGAGCCAGGTGATACACTTATATCGATAAATGGCAGTGAAATAACAGATCTAATAGATTATAAGTTTCAAATAGCTAATGAAAATATAGAGCTTTTAATAAAGAAGGGAAATGGAGAGGAATATATTTACGAGATTGAGAAAGATTACGATGATGACTTGGGGCTTATTTTTGAGACAGGGATCATAGATAAGCTAAAGCACTGCAGAAATAAGTGCGTTTTTTGCTTTGTAGATCAATTGCCTAAGAATGTAAGGCGTAGTTTGGCTTTTAAAGATGATGACTATAGATTGTCTTTCCTTCAAGGCAATTTTGTGACGCTTACCAATGTAAGCGATGATGAATTTTCCAGGATTATAAGGTATAAGATGTCTCCAATATACTTGTCTGTTCATGCCACAGATGACGAGATCCGAAAAAAGATGATGAGGAATCCGAATGCTGGAGGGATTTTAGATAAAATAAAGGAGCTTATTAAAAATGATATTGAAGTACACTGCCAAGTAGTCTTATGTCCTGGGCTTAATGATGGGCAAATCCTTGATAAGACGATCGACGATTTGTCAAAGCTTTTTCCTGGAGTAAAGTCAGTTGCTGTTGTGCCGGTTGGGCTTACGGACCATAGAGAAGGGCTTTTTGAGCTTAAAACATTTGATAAAGAAGGAGCACAAGAAGTATTAAATAAAATATCTAAGTGGCAAGATAGATTGAAAAATGATATAAAAACATCATTTGTATTTGCAGCGGATGAATTTTACGTTTTAGCAGGAGCGGACATACCTGATTATAATGCGTATGAGAGCTTTCCGCAAATTGAAAATGGTGTAGGCCTTATGGCGATGTTTAAAAAGCAGTTTGTAGATTACTACAAAAAAATTAAGGATGTGAAACCTAAAGATAGATTTTGTGTTATAACGGGAGTATCGGCATATAAATTTATTGAAGAATTAGTTTACATGTTGAGCAAAAAAGGCATAGATATTAAAGTTGTTCCAATAATTAATAATTTCTTTGGCAAAAAGATCACTGTTTCAGGTCTTATAACAGGCAGAGATATTATAAGTCAATTAAAAGATAAAATAAATGGTGAAACTTTGATAATACCTGATTCCATGATAAAAGAAGGTACTGATTCATTTTTAGATGATGTGACAATAGACGATGTAGAAAAAGAGTTAAATACAAAAGTATTAGTTTCAGAAGTAGATGGTAAAAAATTTATACAAAAGATAATTGGAAGGTGA
- a CDS encoding DUF3189 family protein yields the protein MIIAYVCYGSAHSSIVAAAIHVGFLPDDRIPAFEEILSLPHYDMTEGNQIGIPFYMGVDEFDNDVYAIGAKSGRKIMMKAVKSFLRESGISEKEIMLIDTLPAIGLMTKFGGMTSRRFKMISIGRPFTVYGIIKKYKNFLDIVNSVKSRLKELD from the coding sequence ATGATTATAGCTTATGTTTGTTATGGCAGTGCTCATTCGTCAATTGTGGCAGCAGCGATTCACGTTGGATTTCTTCCTGATGATAGGATTCCTGCTTTTGAAGAAATCTTGTCTTTGCCTCATTATGATATGACAGAAGGTAATCAGATAGGCATTCCGTTTTACATGGGCGTTGACGAATTTGACAATGATGTGTACGCGATTGGAGCTAAAAGCGGAAGGAAGATCATGATGAAGGCTGTAAAAAGCTTTTTAAGAGAATCCGGCATATCTGAAAAAGAAATAATGCTTATTGATACATTGCCAGCTATTGGACTCATGACGAAGTTTGGCGGTATGACGTCCAGAAGATTTAAAATGATATCCATTGGCAGACCTTTTACTGTCTATGGAATAATAAAAAAGTACAAAAACTTTTTAGACATAGTAAACAGTGTGAAGTCCAGATTAAAAGAGCTTGACTAA